The following are from one region of the Syngnathus acus chromosome 10, fSynAcu1.2, whole genome shotgun sequence genome:
- the crybb1l1 gene encoding beta-crystallin B1 translates to MSSDKSKSSSQTDGKAAQSKKSEFGLTSYKMLVFDQENFQGRMIEISSEVMNICELGMERVRSLRVETGPFVGFEQINLCGEMYILEKGEYPRWDSWSNCQKNDYLLSFRPVRMDPDKHKICLHEVGEFKGRKMEIMDDDVPSLFSYGFTDRVGSIIVSCGTFVGYQFPGYRGSQYLLEKGEFRHFNEYGARTPQLQSVRRIRDMQWHQQGCYTLATK, encoded by the exons ATGTCTAGTGACAAATCCAAATCCTCTTCCCAGACTGATGGGAAGGCTGCTCAGAGCAAGAAGTCAGAGTTCGGCCTGACTTCTTACAAG ATGTTGGTGTTCGACCAGGAGAACTTCCAGGGCCGCATGATTGAGATCAGCAGCGAGGTGATGAACATCTGTGAGCTGGGCATGGAACGCGTGCGCTCTCTCCGTGTGGAAACCGGCCC ATTCGTGGGCTTTGAGCAGATAAATCTCTGCGGTGAGATGTACATCCTGGAGAAGGGCGAGTATCCTCGCTGGGACTCCTGGAGCAACTGTCAGAAGAATGACTACCTACTGTCCTTCAGGCCTGTTCGAATg GACCCTGATAAGCACAAGATCTGCCTGCATGAAGTGGGAGAGTTCAAGGGCCGCAAGATGGAGATCATGGACGATGACGTCCCCAGCCTGTTCTCCTACGGATTCACCGACAGAGTGGGCAGCATCATCGTCAGCTGCGGAAC CTTTGTGGGTTACCAGTTCCCCGGCTACCGTGGTAGTCAGTACCTGCTGGAGAAGGGCGAGTTCAGGCACTTTAACGAGTACGGCGCCCGCACCCCTCAGCTGCAGTCTGTGCGCCGTATCCGCGACATGCAGTGGCACCAACAAGGCTGCTACACCCTGGCCACCAAGTGA
- the LOC119129757 gene encoding uncharacterized protein LOC119129757: MWCYRKPGFEALLVAELQRQQQQRQFCDTLLRANGVSVPAHSCVLSAISPQLSNALSSSSAPPAGQEHMVEFGTVCASSLLHVVSLLYSGEMAGEGEREKQEAVSAAAKLGILGLVEVTRRQWQSGVGIEVGVQTDPAELHEKEVSSLRQEVSDGSAILGEETLPSGKKNALTETEEMQASSIPSCQSVATYETIDVAQFESLGLVDNHDVQLSVPTPLIYLLNEAEKLQTFSETKYPDSPWTAESLSLFSNRQAESIVLEAEGAEDNQFEQYQDDIPGFISHFLNAGSEEASHTGRASRKPRGRPRRRDGAERPARRPQARKRGRGRGRGGWMQTVDVQEVGVSKRHKSLLQRCGKATAMRTGQGGGATGSKLYLQTRHLLAWSHPQRRQRQPKEWDFCLSGQSQSWKGGGNDVTRGRRNKTLQDTQVSHTALCPAPPPRVDPPDHLDCLFEEVTREMDGKLCSSTPCCQPPAAVQNCSCTSGGNTHCHAQACSHGFTEVVATGRANGEVVHLEPQVDVDLVTMLDDFLQSLEQHGSNCVGMEAQEEQGGSRCPSSRHKQPVTRSSHYNTRRASTLNATKRVKTARKRRKKKRLPAKAKERIHESVRDMTQRSDVGGDKRVRCLPVMQLSTCNALNPVSYQEVKGLN; encoded by the exons ATGTGGTGCTACCGAAAGCCCGGATTTGAAGCCCTCCTCGTGGCGGAGTTGCAGAGACAGCAACAGCAGCGACAGTTCTGTGACACTCTGCTGCGGGCAAATG GTGTTTCAGTGCCAGCCCACAGCTGTGTCCTTTCGGCCATCAGCCCTCAGCTGTCCAATGCTCTGTCCTCCTCATCGGCGCCTCCAGCTGGACAAGAGCATATGGTGGAATTTGGGACAGTCTGCGCCAGCTCTCTCCTTCATGTGGTCAGCCTGCTGTACTCAGGGGAGATGGCTGGGGAGGGGGAGCGCGAGAAGCAGGAGGCAGTGTCGGCAGCAGCCAAGTTGGGCATCCTGGGGCTGGTGGAGGTCACACGGAGACAGTGGCAAAGCGGCGTGGGCATTGAGGTGGGTGTACAGACTGATCCAGCGGAGCTCCATGAGAAGGAAGTCTCCAGCTTGAGGCAGGAGGTGAGTGACGGCAGCGCTATTCTGGGGGAAGAGACGCTTccaagtggcaaaaaaaacgcGCTGACTGAGACAGAAGAGATGCAAGCGAGCTCCATCCCCTCTTGTCAGTCCGTGGCTACCTATGAGACCATTGACGTGGCTCAGTTTGAGAGTTTAGGACTGGTCGACAATCATGATGTCCAACTAAGTGTTCCAACTCCCCTCATCTACTTGCTAAATGAAGCCGAAAAACTTCAAACTTTCTCTGAGACCAAATACCCGGACAGCCCGTGGACTGCAGAGTCGCTGAGCTTGTTCAGCAACCGTCAGGCAGAATCCATAGTTTTAGAGGCTGAAGGAGCTGAAGACAATCAGTTTGAGCAGTATCAAGATGACATCCCAGGATTCATCAGCCACTTTTTAAATGCGGGGTCCGAGGAGGCCTCGCACACGGGGCGTGCTAGTAGGAAGCCGCGTGGCCGGCCCAGGCGGCGAGATGGAGCCGAGAGACCAGCACGGAGACCGCAAGCTCGcaaaagagggagggggagggggagaggtGGGTGGATGCAGACGGTGGATGTGCAAGAAGTGGGCGTGAGCAAGAGGCACAAGTCGCTCCTGCAGAGGTGCGGGAAGGCGACCGCTATGAGGACAGGCCAGGGGGGAGGAGCCACAGGCAGCAAATTGTACCTACAGACTCGCCACCTTTTAGCATGGAGCCACCCCCAAAGACGACAAAGGCAGCCCAAGGAATGGGACTTTTGCCTAAGTGGACAAAGTCAAAGCTGGAAGGGAGGAGGAAACGACGTGACGCGTGGCAGGAGGAACAAAACACTGCAGGATACACAG GTGTCACACACTGCCCTATGTCCTGCACCTCCACCTCGTGTGGACCCGCCAGACCACTTAGATTGTCTCTTTGAGGAAGTGACGAGGGAAATGGATGGCAAATTGTGCAGCAGCACTCCATGCTGCCAGCCACCTGCAGCAGTCCAAAATTGCAGTTGCACCAGTGGTGGCAACACTCACTGTCATGCGCAAGCATGTAGTCACGGCTTCACAGAGGTTGTCGCTACGGGACGAGCAAACGGCGAGGTGGTCCATCTGGAGCCGCAGGTGGACGTTGATCTTGTAACTATGCTGGATGACTTCCTGCAGTCCTTGGAGCAACACGGTAGCAACTGTGTTGGAATGGAGGCACAAGAAGAGCAAGGTGGCAGTCGCTGTCCCAGCTCACGGCATAAACAACCGGTAACAAGGTCCTCACACTACAACACGCGAAGAGCAAGTACTCTCAATGCCACCAAGAGAGTTAAAACTGCAAGAAAACGCAGAAAAAAGAAACGGCTTCCTGCAAAAGCAAAGGAACGGATCCATGAGTCAGTGAGGGACATGACTCAAAGAAGTGATGTTGGAGGAGATAAAAGGGTACGGTGCTTGCCCGTGATGCAACTAAGTACGTGTAACGCTCTGAATCCTGTCAGCTATCAGGAAGTCAAGGGGCTCAACTAA
- the cryba1l1 gene encoding crystallin, beta A1, like 1 translates to MFRTTRSPMMQPLANSGMGMAPFFKVTVFEQEHFQGKCLELTSECGNIQDCGLDNIRSIRVESGAWVGFEHHDFQGQQLILERGEYPHWDSYSGSLAYHVERLMSLRPIYCASHQSSRMIIFEKENFMGRSVEISDDYPSLQAMGWLTPEVGSMHVQCGAFVCYQFSGYRGQQYIMESERHSGDYQQCKTWGSHCQTPQIQSIRRIQH, encoded by the exons ATGTTCCGAACTACAAGGTCCCCGATGATGCAACCCCTGGCCAACTCAGGAATGGGCATGGCTCCCTTCTTCAAG GTGACTGTTTTTGAGCAGGAGCATTTCCAGGGCAAATGCCTGGAGTTGACCTCCGAGTGTGGTAATATCCAAGACTGTGGTCTGGACAACATCCGTTCCATCAGGGTAGAGAGCGGCGC CTGGGTCGGTTTTGAGCACCATGACTTCCAAGGCCAGCAGTTGATCCTGGAGAGAGGAGAATACCCCCACTGGGACTCCTACAGCGGCTCCCTCGCTTACCACGTCGAACGCCTCATGTCTCTGCGCCCCATCTACTGCGCT TCTCACCAGAGCAGCCGCATGATCATCTTTGAGAAGGAGAACTTCATGGGCCGCAGCGTGGAGATCTCTGATGACTACCCCTCCCTGCAGGCCATGGGCTGGCTGACACCTGAAGTGGGCTCCATGCACGTGCAGTGCGGCGC CTTTGTGTGCTACCAGTTCTCTGGCTACAGGGGCCAGCAGTACATCATGGAGTCCGAGAGACACAGTGGTGACTACCAGCAATGCAAAACCTGGGGCTCCCACTGCCAAACTCCCCAGATCCAGTCCATCAGACGCATCCAGCACTGA